A DNA window from Arachis hypogaea cultivar Tifrunner chromosome 18, arahy.Tifrunner.gnm2.J5K5, whole genome shotgun sequence contains the following coding sequences:
- the LOC112771765 gene encoding uncharacterized protein isoform X2, producing the protein MVGRDGDRGRGRGRGRGRGRGRGRGRGRRGRPRLSTGHPLDLHADPYSLVGSSSDTTAPTNGRQPPIATTTPSRQEPQIHMMPTPGVPRSWTQQANEPSNTASHGVQSDPAIVAPNLAGSCGERQTTSNSTQDAQGQGTSTATGHSSTSAPKLRYDGAKCWHPPKPGLKHISQVFKENYNKPCLSFDEADDDTRKIWWTEWRKCFDIIDTEEDDIYQAWRFRAAKRLRGMLHAIRKKGARPYWIPPEVIGELMRRWDTDAYRQLQARNTAARKSTRGTSLHTAGGTTFPEARLRLNHSLGRPSRMDEFFEHTHTRKEDRTQWVDEHSRKTKDIFQERMFQAEQERQTAIEAGVIDPPPVSEESIWIETVGGKRRGRVYGMGEVRDSSMVRPRVDGPTTTTSADVLDLRERIIILNRKVEQHAAKYRELEDRYQREKREWQQTVESFREDLNTSNSQMDQFSH; encoded by the exons ATGGTTGGTAGAGACGGAGATCGCGGTCGTGGCCGTGGCCGTGGCCGTGGCCGTGGCCGTGGCCGTGGCCGTGGCCGAGGCCGAAGGGGGAGGCCTAGGCTTTCTACTGGTCACCCTCTTGACTTGCATGCGGATCCATACTCTCTCGTTGGGTCATCATCCGACACGACTGCTCCAACCAATGGGAGACAACCACCTATTGCTACTACTACCCCCTCCCGTCAGGAGCCTCAGATACACATGATGCCTACTCCGGGTGTGCCAAGATCATGGACTCAACAAGCCAATGAACCTTCCAACACTGCCTCACATGGTGTGCAGAGTGATCCAGCTATTGTAGCTCCTAATCTAGCAGGATCTTGTGGGGAAAGACAAACCACATCTAATAGTACCCAAGATGCTCAGGGTCAAGGAACATCCACTGCCACTGGTCACTCCAGCACGAGTGCTCCCAAGCTTAGATATGATGGTGCCAAATG ttGGCACCCACCTAAGCCTGGATTGAAGCATATCTCTCAGGTTTTTAAGGAAAACTACAACAAGCCTTGTCTGAGTTTTGATGAGGCAGATGATGATACTCGAAAAATATGGTGGACTGAGTGGAGG aaatgctTTGACATTATTGATACGGAAGAGGATGATATCTATCAAGCTTGGAGGTTTAGGGCTGCCAAGCGCTTGCGAGGTATGCTCCATGCCATTCGCAAAAAAGGTGCCCGTCCATATTGGATCCCACCAGAAGTTATCGGTGAATTGATGAGACGTTGGGACACTGATGCCTATAGACAATTACAGGCGAGAAATACAGCTGCCAGGAAATCGACTCGAGGTACTTCCCTTCACACTGCAGGAGGCACCACCTTTCCAGAAGCGAGGTTACGCTTG AATCATTCGCTTGGAAGACCATCACGTATGGATGAGTTTTTTGAGCACACTCATACTCGCAAAGAGGATAGGACTCAATGGGTTGATGAACACTCCCGAAAGACAAAG GATATATTTCAAGAGCGTATGTTTCAGGCTGAGCAAGAGCGGCAGACTGCTATAGAGGCTGGTGTAATTGATCCACCGCCTGTCTCTGAAGAAAGCATATGGATTGAGACAGTGGGTGGAAAACGAAGAGGTAGGGTATATGGCATGGGTGAGGTAAGGGACTCTTCCATGGTGCGGCCTCGAGTTGATGGGCCAACCACGACCACCAGCGCTGATGTTTTGGATCTTAGAGAACGAATCATAATACTCAATAGGAAAGTTGAACAACATGCCGCTAAATATAGAGAGCTTGAAGACCGCTACCAAAGGGAGAAAAGAGAGTGGCAACAGACTGTTGAATCCTTCCGTGAGGATCTCAACACCAGTAACTCACAGATGGATCAATTTAGTCATTAG
- the LOC112771765 gene encoding uncharacterized protein isoform X1, producing MRRTMTLRTMMTMMLTLMMMEVQNSRIEDMVGRDGDRGRGRGRGRGRGRGRGRGRGRRGRPRLSTGHPLDLHADPYSLVGSSSDTTAPTNGRQPPIATTTPSRQEPQIHMMPTPGVPRSWTQQANEPSNTASHGVQSDPAIVAPNLAGSCGERQTTSNSTQDAQGQGTSTATGHSSTSAPKLRYDGAKCWHPPKPGLKHISQVFKENYNKPCLSFDEADDDTRKIWWTEWRKCFDIIDTEEDDIYQAWRFRAAKRLRGMLHAIRKKGARPYWIPPEVIGELMRRWDTDAYRQLQARNTAARKSTRGTSLHTAGGTTFPEARLRLNHSLGRPSRMDEFFEHTHTRKEDRTQWVDEHSRKTKDIFQERMFQAEQERQTAIEAGVIDPPPVSEESIWIETVGGKRRGRVYGMGEVRDSSMVRPRVDGPTTTTSADVLDLRERIIILNRKVEQHAAKYRELEDRYQREKREWQQTVESFREDLNTSNSQMDQFSH from the exons ATGAGGAGGACGATGACATTGAGAACTATGATGACGATGATGCTTACATTGATGATGATGGAAGTTCAGAATTCTCGGATTGAG GATATGGTTGGTAGAGACGGAGATCGCGGTCGTGGCCGTGGCCGTGGCCGTGGCCGTGGCCGTGGCCGTGGCCGTGGCCGAGGCCGAAGGGGGAGGCCTAGGCTTTCTACTGGTCACCCTCTTGACTTGCATGCGGATCCATACTCTCTCGTTGGGTCATCATCCGACACGACTGCTCCAACCAATGGGAGACAACCACCTATTGCTACTACTACCCCCTCCCGTCAGGAGCCTCAGATACACATGATGCCTACTCCGGGTGTGCCAAGATCATGGACTCAACAAGCCAATGAACCTTCCAACACTGCCTCACATGGTGTGCAGAGTGATCCAGCTATTGTAGCTCCTAATCTAGCAGGATCTTGTGGGGAAAGACAAACCACATCTAATAGTACCCAAGATGCTCAGGGTCAAGGAACATCCACTGCCACTGGTCACTCCAGCACGAGTGCTCCCAAGCTTAGATATGATGGTGCCAAATG ttGGCACCCACCTAAGCCTGGATTGAAGCATATCTCTCAGGTTTTTAAGGAAAACTACAACAAGCCTTGTCTGAGTTTTGATGAGGCAGATGATGATACTCGAAAAATATGGTGGACTGAGTGGAGG aaatgctTTGACATTATTGATACGGAAGAGGATGATATCTATCAAGCTTGGAGGTTTAGGGCTGCCAAGCGCTTGCGAGGTATGCTCCATGCCATTCGCAAAAAAGGTGCCCGTCCATATTGGATCCCACCAGAAGTTATCGGTGAATTGATGAGACGTTGGGACACTGATGCCTATAGACAATTACAGGCGAGAAATACAGCTGCCAGGAAATCGACTCGAGGTACTTCCCTTCACACTGCAGGAGGCACCACCTTTCCAGAAGCGAGGTTACGCTTG AATCATTCGCTTGGAAGACCATCACGTATGGATGAGTTTTTTGAGCACACTCATACTCGCAAAGAGGATAGGACTCAATGGGTTGATGAACACTCCCGAAAGACAAAG GATATATTTCAAGAGCGTATGTTTCAGGCTGAGCAAGAGCGGCAGACTGCTATAGAGGCTGGTGTAATTGATCCACCGCCTGTCTCTGAAGAAAGCATATGGATTGAGACAGTGGGTGGAAAACGAAGAGGTAGGGTATATGGCATGGGTGAGGTAAGGGACTCTTCCATGGTGCGGCCTCGAGTTGATGGGCCAACCACGACCACCAGCGCTGATGTTTTGGATCTTAGAGAACGAATCATAATACTCAATAGGAAAGTTGAACAACATGCCGCTAAATATAGAGAGCTTGAAGACCGCTACCAAAGGGAGAAAAGAGAGTGGCAACAGACTGTTGAATCCTTCCGTGAGGATCTCAACACCAGTAACTCACAGATGGATCAATTTAGTCATTAG
- the LOC112770138 gene encoding uncharacterized protein: MENQNRSWMYDRTYDQRRGLKPSFIKGVNEFVDACTRIDEFLRGGLVRCPCSRCQCGTFKQLIDIKIDLYTHGFKPNYWVWTEHGEEIPTENQIRIEEDIESSSELGDVTWEENFDRYHEMVVDALQPEFHMYMQPTVEEPNRDAKRFYDLLDSVSKPLWENCIHSRLSLASRMLSIKSEGNQSQGSFDQWATLFREMQTTPNEIPANYYEAKKIVSQLGFKEVKIDCCVNGCMIYYKEDKDLRQCKFCREQRFKPRKGKNKEVPYKRMHYLPLIPRLQRLYASMSTAPHMLWHHQNRRNDDVMTHPSHGEAWKHFDTKHPHFASEPRNVRLGLCSDGFSPNVHFSTLYSCWPVIVTPYNLPPHMCIKTLFCS; the protein is encoded by the coding sequence atgGAAAACCAGAACCGAAGTTGGATGTATGATAGAACGTATGATCAGAGGCGGGGTCTTAAACCTAGTTTTATTAAAGGGGTAAATGAATTTGTGGATGCGTGTACTAGAATTGATGAATTTCTCAGAGGAGGTTTAGTTAGGTGTCCATGTTCCAGATGTCAATGTGGGACGTTTAAACAGTTGATCGACATTAAGATTGATCTATATACTCATGGGTTTAAACCTAATTATTGGGTTTGGACAGAGCATGGAGAAGAGATACCCACAGAGAATCAGATTAGGATAGAAGAAGATATTGAAAGTAGCTCTGAATTAGGTGATGTTACATGGGAAGAAAATTTTGATCGTTATCATGAGATGGTTGTTGATGCTTTGCAACCTGAGTTTCACATGTACATGCAACCAACAGTGGAGGAACCAAATCGAGATGCTAAAAGATTTTATGACCTCTTAGATTCAGTTAGTAAACCCTTGTGGGAAAATTGTATCCATTCACGATTGTCACTTGCCAGTAGGATGCTGAGTATAAAATCAGAGGGAAACCAATCCCAGGGATCTTTTGACCAGTGGGCAACTTTGTTTAGAGAAATGCAAACAACTCCAAATGAAATTCCTGCTAATTACTATGAAGCTAAGAAAATTGTTTCCCAACTTGGGTTTAAGGAGGTTAAGATAGATTGTTGTGTCAATGGTTGTATGATATATTACAAAGAGGACAAAGATCTTAGACAATGTAAATTTTGTAGGGAGCAGAGATTTAAGCCTAGGAAGGGAAAAAATAAAGAGGTGCCATATAAAAGAATGCATTATTTGCCATTGATTCCAAGGCTACAAAGGTTGTATGCATCAATGAGTACTGCCCCTCATATGTTGTGGCATCACCAAAATCGCAGAAATGACGACGTGATGACACATCCTTCCCATGGTGAAGCATGGAAACATTTTGATACCAAGCATCCTCATTTTGCAAGCGAACCGCGTAATGTTAGACTTGGACTTTGTTCTGATGGGTTTTCTCCTAATGTTCATTTTAGCACACTGTACTCTTGTTGGCCTGTTATAGTTACCCCTTATAACCTTCCACCTCATATGTGTATAAAGACCCTTTTTTGTTCCTAA